From the genome of Anopheles merus strain MAF chromosome X, AmerM5.1, whole genome shotgun sequence, one region includes:
- the LOC121598488 gene encoding calcium/calmodulin-dependent protein kinase type II alpha chain codes for MAAQPACTRFSDNYELKEELGKGAFSIVKRCVQKSTGFEFAAKIINTKKLTSRDFQKLEREARICRKLQHPNIVRLHDSIQEENFHYLVFDLVTGGELFEDIVAREFYSEADASHCIQQILESVNHCHQNGVVHRDLKPENLLLASKAKGAAVKLADFGLAIEVQGDQQAWFGFAGTPGYLSPEVLKKEPYGKAVDIWACGVILYILLVGYPPFWDEDQHRLYVQIKAGTYDYPSPEWDTVTPEAKSLINQMLTVNPYKRISAADALKHPWICQRERVASVVHRQETVDCLKKFNARRKLKGAILTTMLATRNFSSKSMIAKKGDGSQVKESTDSSSTTVEDDDCKARRQEIIKITEQLIEAINNGDYETYTKICDPHLTSFEPEALGNLIEGMDFHKFNFENVLGKSNKAINTTILNPHVHIFGEDTACIAYVRLTQYIDKQGHPHTVQTEETRVWHKKDNKWQNVHFHGSRNGSFSNTATQYDFVNHK; via the coding sequence ATGGCGGCCCAGCCAGCGTGCACACGCTTCTCCGACAACTACGAGCTGAAGGAGGAGCTCGGCAAGGGCGCCTTCTCGATCGTGAAGCGGTGCGTGCAGAAGTCGACCGGGTTCGAGTTTGCGGCGAAGATCATCAACACGAAGAAGCTGACGTCGCGCGACTTCCAGAAGCTCGAGCGGGAGGCCCGGATATGCAGAAAGCTACAGCATCCGAACATCGTTCGCTTGCACGACAGCATTCAGGAGGAGAACTTCCACTACCTAGTGTTCGATCTCGTGACCGGGGGCGAGCTGTTCGAGGACATCGTCGCGCGCGAGTTCTACTCGGAGGCGGACGCGTCCCACTGCATACAGCAGATCCTAGAGTCGGTGAACCACTGCCATCAGAACGGTGTCGTCCATCGGGACCTGAAGCCGGAGAACCTGTTGCTGGCGAGCAAGGCGAAGGGTGCGGCAGTGAAGCTGGCCGACTTCGGGCTGGCGATCGAGGTGCAGGGCGACCAGCAGGCGTGGTTCGGGTTCGCCGGCACGCCCGGCTACCTCTCGCCGGAGGTGCTGAAAAAGGAGCCGTACGGGAAGGCGGTCGACATCTGGGCGTGTGGCGTCATCCTGTACATCCTGCTCGTCGGCTACCCGCCGTTCTGGGACGAGGATCAGCACCGGCTATACGTGCAGATTAAGGCGGGCACGTACGACTACCCGTCGCCGGAATGGGACACGGTGACGCCCGAGGCGAAAAGCCTGATCAACCAGATGTTAACAGTGAACCCGTACAAGCGCATCTCGGCCGCCGATGCCCTGAAGCACCCGTGGATCTGCCAGCGCGAGCGCGTCGCCTCGGTCGTCCACCGACAGGAGACGGTCGACTGCTTGAAGAAGTTCAACGCACGCCGCAAGCTGAAGGGTGCGATCCTCACCACCATGCTGGCGACCCGCAACTTCTCCAGCAAGAGCATGATCGCAAAGAAGGGCGACGGCTCGCAGGTGAAGGAGTCGACCGACTCCTCCAGCACCACGGTCGAGGACGATGACTGTAAGGCGCGCCGGCAGGAGATCATCAAGATTACCGAACAGCTGATCGAAGCAATAAACAACGGCGACTACGAGACGTACACGAAGATCTGCGACCCGCACCTGACCTCGTTCGAGCCGGAAGCGCTCGGCAACCTGATCGAGGGCATGGACTTCCACAAGTTCAACTTCGAGAACGTGCTCGGCAAGAGCAACAAGGCGATCAACACCACCATCCTGAATCCGCACGTGCACATCTTCGGCGAGGACACCGCCTGCATCGCGTACGTCCGGCTGACGCAGTACATCGACAAGCAGGGCCACCCGCACACGGTCCAGACGGAGGAGACGAGGGTGTGGCATAAAAAGGACAACAAGTGGCAGAACGTCCACTTTCACGGCAGCCGCAACGGCAGCTTTAGCAACACCGCGACACAATACGACTTTGTCAACCACAAGTAG